Proteins encoded in a region of the Syntrophorhabdales bacterium genome:
- a CDS encoding glucose 1-dehydrogenase has product MEVFCEYADFSLSGEIAIVTGARRGIGRAIALAFAGAGADVAVCDLVADDGQLAAVADEIKKMGRRSLTVKVDTTKRAEVEAMAKTVADQMGPVSILANNAGILIRSSLLDLPEEDWDRLMAVDLKSYYLCAQAVGRRMVEQKRGKIINTATQFSFRTTPGMGPYSVAKAGVVMLTRALAQELGKSGIRVNAIAPGLVKTDFSRASWENNPEFVRQYSDQMPLGRLGETSDIVGAALFLASDASSYVTGHTILIDGGALA; this is encoded by the coding sequence GTGGAGGTGTTCTGTGAGTATGCCGATTTTTCATTGAGTGGTGAGATCGCGATCGTCACTGGTGCAAGGCGCGGAATAGGGAGGGCTATCGCCCTGGCCTTTGCAGGCGCGGGAGCCGACGTGGCTGTCTGTGATCTAGTAGCTGATGATGGACAGCTCGCAGCCGTGGCCGATGAGATAAAAAAAATGGGTCGCCGCTCTCTGACCGTTAAGGTCGACACGACAAAGCGAGCGGAAGTAGAGGCTATGGCAAAGACCGTTGCAGACCAGATGGGGCCGGTCAGTATACTTGCAAACAACGCCGGCATTCTTATCCGGTCGTCCCTCCTTGATCTGCCGGAAGAAGATTGGGACAGGCTCATGGCTGTCGATCTCAAGAGCTACTATTTGTGTGCTCAGGCAGTGGGCCGGCGAATGGTCGAGCAGAAACGAGGGAAGATAATCAACACGGCCACACAGTTCTCGTTCCGCACCACTCCCGGTATGGGGCCTTATTCTGTGGCAAAAGCAGGGGTTGTGATGCTCACACGGGCCCTGGCGCAGGAACTGGGAAAGAGCGGCATAAGGGTCAATGCAATCGCACCTGGTCTCGTCAAGACAGACTTCAGCAGAGCGAGCTGGGAGAACAATCCGGAGTTCGTGAGGCAGTATTCAGACCAGATGCCCCTCGGCCGTCTAGGCGAAACCAGCGATATCGTCGGCGCCGCCCTGTTTCTGGCTTCCGATGCGTCCTCCTATGTGACGGGGCATACGATTCTCATAGACGGCGGCGCACTCGCCTGA